A section of the Natronolimnobius sp. AArcel1 genome encodes:
- a CDS encoding glycosyltransferase family 2 protein translates to MTRVSVVIPTYNRAPTLPRALESTLAQTIDDLEILVVDDGSTDDTASVLATYQDVDSRVRPVVHATNQGANVARNTGIEHARGEYIAFLDSDDEWHPEKLERQLAALEDRPDEWVGVYCDAGFELSGASGRVQRVAASALSNADTEPTREGGEKLIGEILADNVQPGAGSTLLVETAIAREAGGFDETLDRFQDPEFCLRVLEHGKLAYVDEELVRREPTGHPPAAVIEQASEQYLSAYEAAVDRFEAKGYDIRATHHLILAKRFLAEGRPLKATWHLRAASVSARHVPGLCWCAGAGIRRRPAAMLVPFVVLLVVTVVGMGALSSRLRATV, encoded by the coding sequence ATGACTCGCGTTAGCGTCGTCATTCCGACGTATAACAGAGCGCCAACGCTTCCTCGGGCGCTCGAGAGCACACTTGCACAGACCATCGACGATCTCGAGATACTCGTCGTCGACGACGGTTCGACCGACGATACTGCCTCGGTGCTTGCGACCTACCAGGACGTGGACTCACGGGTCCGGCCGGTCGTCCATGCAACCAATCAGGGGGCAAACGTCGCCCGAAACACGGGCATCGAACACGCCCGCGGCGAGTATATCGCCTTTCTCGATTCGGACGACGAGTGGCATCCCGAGAAACTCGAGCGTCAACTCGCCGCTCTCGAGGACCGCCCGGACGAGTGGGTTGGGGTCTACTGCGATGCAGGCTTCGAACTCTCCGGTGCGAGCGGGCGCGTACAGCGTGTCGCTGCGTCTGCCCTTTCGAACGCCGATACCGAACCGACCAGAGAGGGCGGCGAGAAACTCATCGGCGAAATCCTCGCGGACAACGTCCAGCCCGGTGCCGGGTCGACACTGCTCGTCGAGACGGCCATCGCACGGGAGGCTGGCGGGTTCGACGAGACGCTCGACCGATTCCAGGACCCGGAGTTCTGTCTGCGCGTCCTCGAGCACGGCAAACTCGCCTACGTCGACGAGGAACTGGTCCGGCGGGAACCGACTGGCCACCCACCGGCAGCCGTCATCGAACAGGCGAGCGAGCAGTACCTCTCAGCGTATGAGGCTGCCGTCGACCGGTTCGAGGCGAAGGGCTACGACATCCGCGCCACTCACCACCTCATTCTCGCAAAGCGGTTCCTCGCAGAGGGCCGCCCACTCAAAGCCACGTGGCACTTGCGAGCGGCATCGGTGTCTGCACGTCATGTCCCCGGACTCTGCTGGTGCGCTGGGGCCGGCATCCGTCGGCGCCCAGCAGCGATGTTGGTGCCGTTCGTCGTTCTTCTCGTCGTGACCGTCGTGGGTATGGGGGCACTCTCGAGTCGCCTCCGAGCAACTGTATAG